The Brassica oleracea var. oleracea cultivar TO1000 chromosome C7, BOL, whole genome shotgun sequence sequence GCCAACAAGGAAATCAGAACGAAGAAGAAACCGCCAATCAAGCGCTTCTTGGAAAGAGAAAAGCCGATGATGGAAGCAGCTTGGCCAGACGAGAACTTGCTCCATATCTCAGAAACAACACAATCCACCCAAAATTAAGCCTGATAGAGCCTGTACCAATGATATGAACCAATCAGAAATGTAAGCAAGTGTTTCAAGCTACCATTGATCATGCAAACCCCCCAAACACCTAGCAGGAACGAATCAAAATGCAGATGAGATCACAAATCACAAACATAAACTCCAATTTAGCTCATACAACATTTCTGATTCGAAGATATATCTATCAATACCACCCAAATCGATCTCCCTAAACCCTAAAATTCGATCAATACATCGAATCAGCCTCCCCAACACACGATTCCAAGCATACAGATAGAATTAAGAAAGAAAAAAAAGCCGAAATCAGATCCAATCTGATGAAACGCGAAAAACACATCAACAAATTGATAATCGAATTCGTAATAAGCAAAGACCAGAGTCAAATCACGAGACGGAGACCTCAGAGCCAACAGGCATAACCACCGTCGCCGCCGACGGAAATCCAGAGCTTCTGCTTACCCTCTTTCACCTTTCTACTTTTCGATTCCGTTTCAACAAATATCAATCCTTCCCTCTCTCTCCTCTCTTTCTGCGTGCGCTTATCTCGTGAAAAGAGAATATTTTTCCTTGCCTGCCTTTGATATTGTGGTCTTGTCGCGTTTAAGAAAACTTATAATCTTCTGTGCATCGCTGCAGGAATATACCGTGCGCTTTTATACATAACCGTCAGATTGTCAAGTGGTGATGTCGTTACTTTATATGAACCGTCCGATTACGAGGATTTTCACGGTACCTTTACGTGGCCGGCTCTTTACT is a genomic window containing:
- the LOC106306216 gene encoding uncharacterized protein LOC106306216, translating into MEQVLVWPSCFHHRLFSFQEALDWRFLLRSDFLVGSFVNCT